A region of Selenomonadales bacterium 4137-cl DNA encodes the following proteins:
- the amrA gene encoding AmmeMemoRadiSam system protein A, giving the protein MASESAPVALARQSLEHYLAAHEHLPTPAGLPAELEAQAGVFVSLKKRGELRGCIGTFAPTQPNIAAEIIHNAVSAGTQDPRFWPVEAKELPEIDISVDILSAPERVNGLADLDPGKYGVIVRRGRRSGLLLPDLAGVDTVEEQVGIAMQKAGIEPGEEIELYRFSVTRYGKE; this is encoded by the coding sequence ATGGCCAGTGAGAGTGCGCCGGTCGCCTTGGCGCGGCAGAGTCTGGAGCATTATCTCGCCGCGCATGAGCACCTGCCGACACCGGCGGGGCTGCCTGCCGAGCTTGAGGCCCAGGCGGGGGTGTTCGTTTCGCTCAAGAAACGGGGCGAGCTGCGCGGCTGCATCGGCACCTTCGCTCCCACCCAGCCAAATATCGCCGCTGAGATCATTCACAACGCCGTGAGCGCGGGCACCCAGGACCCCCGCTTTTGGCCGGTCGAGGCCAAGGAATTGCCTGAGATCGACATTTCGGTGGATATCCTGTCCGCTCCGGAGCGGGTGAACGGCCTTGCCGACCTGGATCCGGGCAAGTACGGCGTGATCGTCCGCCGCGGGCGGCGGTCGGGGTTGCTGCTGCCTGACCTAGCCGGGGTCGACACGGTGGAGGAGCAGGTGGGCATCGCTATGCAAAAAGCGGGGATCGAGCCCGGCGAAGAGATTGAACTGTATCGTTTTTCGGTAACCCGGTACGGCAAGGAGTGA